In Endozoicomonas sp. GU-1, one DNA window encodes the following:
- a CDS encoding type VI secretion system contractile sheath domain-containing protein, translating to MTDMGTLEINILRLVAAIDDLLHCQVQVVIDSVAYTELKATWAGLSWLVRQQQDGDGTKVKVMDLSQAELRNNLQSSGSLSQTLLYQKVYREGLCMLGGEPFGLLMADYRFEFFNQIPSEQAELVGKLSELGELSLCPVVIGMGNQWQCDNPALSSCASRLERVGTFADYEGFRAIREQASAVFLAVTWPRFTTGSDRGADDKVYLPRTGAAWCHSGYALLALVVREFGEHGWFSGLQAWGEGVRCGALLPDQPGTMAEVRLTEAVESTFTRLGIMPLGSGWLDHRTGFFSMSMAGVLPGKEYCQFLPPLLIVCRFGHYLKVKARERVGSTHQVVEYAHDLQRWLDQYCSPSEIRDLSLLAVSPLKWAGSRFRR from the coding sequence ATGACTGATATGGGCACACTGGAAATCAACATCCTGCGCCTGGTTGCAGCGATTGATGATCTGTTGCATTGCCAGGTTCAGGTCGTTATTGACTCTGTCGCCTATACAGAACTCAAGGCAACCTGGGCCGGTTTGTCCTGGCTGGTCCGGCAACAGCAGGATGGCGATGGCACTAAAGTCAAGGTCATGGATTTATCTCAGGCCGAGTTGCGCAATAACCTGCAATCGTCGGGTAGTCTGTCACAAACCCTGCTCTATCAGAAGGTGTACCGGGAAGGGCTATGTATGCTGGGAGGGGAGCCTTTTGGTTTGTTGATGGCAGACTATCGTTTTGAGTTTTTCAACCAGATCCCCTCTGAGCAGGCAGAGCTTGTCGGCAAACTGTCTGAGTTGGGAGAACTGTCTCTCTGTCCTGTTGTTATTGGCATGGGCAACCAGTGGCAATGTGACAACCCTGCGCTATCCAGTTGTGCATCAAGGTTGGAAAGGGTGGGTACATTTGCCGATTATGAGGGGTTCAGGGCCATCAGAGAACAGGCGTCTGCCGTTTTTCTTGCCGTTACCTGGCCTCGCTTTACTACCGGCAGTGACCGGGGGGCTGACGACAAGGTTTATCTACCTCGCACCGGGGCTGCCTGGTGTCATAGTGGTTATGCGCTACTTGCCCTGGTGGTCAGGGAGTTTGGTGAGCATGGCTGGTTTTCCGGTTTGCAGGCCTGGGGGGAGGGGGTCAGGTGCGGGGCTCTACTGCCCGATCAGCCGGGGACCATGGCTGAAGTCCGGCTGACTGAAGCGGTGGAATCGACCTTCACCAGACTGGGCATCATGCCGCTGGGTAGTGGCTGGCTTGACCATAGAACGGGTTTTTTTTCCATGTCCATGGCCGGGGTACTCCCGGGTAAGGAGTACTGCCAGTTTCTGCCGCCTTTGCTGATTGTCTGTCGCTTTGGGCATTATCTGAAAGTAAAAGCCCGTGAGCGGGTAGGCTCGACCCATCAGGTTGTGGAGTATGCCCATGACCTGCAACGGTGGCTTGACCAATACTGCAGCCCCTCAGAAATCAGGGATCTTTCCCTGCTGGCGGTTTCGCCTCTGAAATGGGCAGGGTCCCGGTTCAGGAGGTAG
- a CDS encoding type VI secretion system baseplate subunit TssF, giving the protein MPSTHKLSLQNRRYEQELHKLRVKLRAFASEQPETARQLDLNEGYPSDPDISRLLEGVAWLCTDLQIRLDDGYESVCQQIYQLFYSDFLKPVPALGILTFATGTLKEATTLEQGSFFELTDKQGKYQFQTCRNQYLIPANINGIESLSAPFPEEVMALLPEVRSALKISIASNDLSTGLGEYLGQGIEFYANPNALRADEFLDTLVSSLKRILICFDQQVIAIPVERLSWPMFGGDCRILPTDPGLSDSHLLLMNFFQAPELFRFLHLDLTGYAEKIRSTTLDILWLLDDEIEHSTDNIGLDHLLLGCTPVVNLFEGYTNPVKINHETHDTPLSMGPLHHHARIREILSVTDITEPEQPVELSALFHSSFAQVRSDVSWQFSSDQDTDYLQFIDTGQHNHPDRRLLAVKCLCYDPQASQLPVTAKVRGINVSLPCAIRLLNDTSGVYVDGLLSAGASWDLLSALQLNIRSFRIHRNEASKLQHLLELFIQPGSGNSGQIVRSIESLEVSHDLRPTIIDNRHFVSQGCCFHITLNRQELTAFPATLLLNLLCHVLNFWRPMGTHSRMIAHVKSGSDAGIKTLNFPVLTDD; this is encoded by the coding sequence ATGCCATCTACACATAAGTTGAGTCTGCAGAACAGGCGTTACGAACAGGAGTTACACAAACTCAGGGTTAAGCTCCGGGCGTTTGCCAGTGAACAGCCAGAGACCGCACGACAACTGGATTTGAACGAGGGTTACCCATCAGATCCGGATATATCCCGTCTTCTTGAGGGGGTTGCCTGGCTCTGTACGGATCTTCAGATTCGCCTGGACGACGGTTATGAGTCCGTTTGTCAACAGATTTACCAGCTGTTTTATTCGGATTTTCTCAAGCCGGTACCGGCACTGGGTATTCTGACCTTTGCTACTGGCACATTAAAGGAAGCAACAACCCTTGAGCAAGGGTCATTCTTTGAGCTTACGGATAAACAGGGTAAATACCAGTTTCAAACCTGCAGAAACCAGTACCTGATACCGGCCAATATAAACGGCATTGAAAGCCTTTCAGCGCCATTTCCGGAAGAGGTTATGGCGTTATTACCGGAGGTACGTTCAGCCCTGAAGATTTCCATTGCCAGCAATGATTTGTCCACTGGCCTGGGAGAATACCTTGGGCAGGGCATAGAGTTTTACGCCAACCCGAACGCTTTAAGGGCCGATGAGTTTCTCGATACCCTGGTCAGTTCATTGAAACGTATTCTGATCTGCTTTGACCAGCAGGTGATCGCCATACCCGTGGAGCGATTATCCTGGCCGATGTTTGGTGGCGATTGCCGTATATTACCAACGGATCCCGGTCTTTCCGACAGCCATCTGCTGTTGATGAATTTTTTTCAGGCACCGGAACTTTTCCGCTTTCTGCATCTCGATCTCACCGGTTATGCCGAAAAAATCCGCAGTACAACACTGGATATTCTCTGGTTACTGGATGATGAGATTGAGCACAGTACCGATAATATCGGGCTGGATCATCTGCTGCTGGGCTGTACTCCAGTGGTTAACCTGTTTGAGGGTTATACCAATCCGGTCAAAATCAACCATGAAACCCATGATACGCCGCTATCCATGGGGCCACTGCACCATCATGCACGGATACGGGAAATACTGTCAGTCACCGATATCACCGAGCCGGAACAGCCTGTTGAACTTTCAGCGTTGTTTCACTCCAGCTTTGCACAGGTCCGTTCAGACGTGAGCTGGCAGTTCAGCAGTGATCAGGACACCGACTATCTACAGTTCATAGACACAGGGCAGCATAATCATCCTGACAGGAGATTGCTGGCAGTAAAATGCCTTTGCTATGACCCGCAGGCCAGCCAGTTGCCGGTTACGGCTAAAGTCAGAGGGATCAATGTATCTTTGCCTTGCGCTATTCGTTTGTTGAATGATACTTCCGGGGTGTATGTGGATGGTTTGCTGTCTGCGGGAGCCAGCTGGGATTTGCTCTCAGCCCTGCAGCTGAATATACGCAGTTTCAGAATCCACAGGAATGAGGCCAGTAAATTACAACACTTGCTTGAATTATTTATTCAGCCGGGTTCGGGGAATTCAGGCCAAATAGTGCGGAGTATTGAGTCGCTGGAAGTGTCACATGACCTTCGGCCCACCATCATAGACAACCGCCACTTTGTCAGTCAGGGCTGCTGTTTTCATATAACCCTGAACCGTCAGGAATTAACCGCTTTTCCTGCAACGCTGTTGTTAAACCTGCTGTGCCATGTACTCAATTTCTGGCGGCCAATGGGTACCCATAGTCGTATGATAGCGCATGTAAAGTCAGGTTCTGATGCTGGCATAAAGACCCTGAATTTCCCGGTGCTGACTGATGACTGA
- a CDS encoding type VI secretion system baseplate subunit TssG, with amino-acid sequence MTDTIQSTLFKQSERFEFRQVLRILLAIDGKLPKIVTSLYGHQSDQEVFALNATDNETVVMANLPCLTGPKGIMPHYFQDALRQVYIEQQKTSLFNFIELFNRTILEKRFSIDQYASLPMMLERIHQLGKWPGSFLDINGLSQSTDRVFTNLTLLRFHSILKVKTTYIGDLSRMLSFYFNLPVKVRWGNLSHYTLNEDQCWRLGYKTSNLLGRGLLLGRQVMTNDMSCTIHVSVNSRSLWHKLKTKNTINSLYNYGYLLMNCTTLKCYAEIPGYLLEAPVLSAGRIRLGQYQVLGPQSCDKKKVQVLLAKT; translated from the coding sequence ATGACTGACACTATCCAAAGCACGCTATTCAAACAGTCTGAAAGATTTGAGTTTCGCCAGGTTCTCAGGATATTGCTGGCTATCGATGGGAAGCTGCCAAAAATAGTGACCTCTTTGTATGGGCATCAGTCTGATCAGGAAGTATTCGCCCTGAATGCCACCGACAACGAGACGGTTGTGATGGCAAACCTTCCCTGTCTGACCGGTCCCAAAGGCATTATGCCCCATTACTTTCAAGATGCATTGCGACAGGTTTACATTGAACAACAAAAAACCAGTCTTTTTAATTTTATTGAATTATTTAATCGTACAATTCTTGAAAAACGCTTTTCAATAGATCAATACGCTTCACTGCCGATGATGCTTGAGCGTATCCATCAACTGGGCAAATGGCCCGGGTCTTTTTTAGATATCAACGGGTTATCACAATCCACCGACAGGGTATTCACTAACCTTACTTTATTACGATTCCATTCGATTCTGAAAGTAAAGACCACTTATATTGGCGACCTGAGCAGGATGCTATCGTTCTACTTTAATCTGCCGGTTAAAGTGCGTTGGGGGAATTTGTCGCATTATACGTTAAATGAAGATCAGTGTTGGCGCCTGGGTTACAAGACCAGCAACCTTCTTGGCAGAGGATTACTGCTGGGAAGGCAGGTTATGACCAATGATATGTCATGTACCATACATGTCAGCGTAAACAGTAGAAGCCTTTGGCATAAACTGAAGACAAAGAATACAATAAACAGTTTGTACAATTACGGTTATTTGCTGATGAATTGTACGACTTTAAAATGTTACGCCGAAATACCGGGATATCTTCTTGAGGCCCCTGTGCTATCCGCAGGCAGAATACGGTTAGGGCAATATCAGGTTCTGGGTCCTCAGTCTTGCGATAAGAAAAAGGTTCAGGTGCTTTTGGCGAAAACATAA
- a CDS encoding baculoviral IAP repeat-containing protein produces the protein MNNIGNGSYTCNPGSATNQQDTGAVDESARAMLGHHSVGYNNPPQTHLPHAPSPEAETVFKFTDVVTGDTHIAKDFSELLSYDQLLLKLRDSAGEIYVHHRKPVEEIAKDIRSNDYLKWLLLSVNNIEEIPVAREASLIADRDISISGFDVEDSSGSDTDTAPERPFNEAMSNHTNRAQTFNNSNWRNVRRSSVFSSAVSNQDISASGFYSLKDGELVRCFSCGGCLQNWKRDETPDDLHAQKFPKCQFIRKKLGAELVNTIQEALTTEQKNVVAMTIPGSRHLYSQPIGGQSNHQVAGSSDDLTRFPASSSSRTARSRARSRARSWARSWAETSRTERSRSRHRPDASSSSSSSSISGYRSDSSSGTSSPVSWLDQEHPAHYRTYNQPADINLSLNEAKARLVNIFSPVQIQKLHILEDKVKSANGSERLHLGDVYKEILNNLLKKPELIGEIIGIIESMSSEDCEDHTAEVCDLIKVRFKAATLTEGVCDQDNSINWFSLLGKAKLLIHEEQLISVLGRHNLLGGNESTEIRAYVKNRFAREICDFSENHIQQYFPEQGRSVVNAIRGQYARLQYDFIQAINNKSLLKNYLINLCKDEIFFSFIKSHDEELSQWLAKENSNFDGLVDHYDQNHAGSTSSNEYTYVTSLNRLRETKDLVDSVALNQFFESKIDEQWDALAYATQPSTY, from the coding sequence ATGAATAATATTGGCAACGGTAGTTATACCTGCAACCCCGGTTCTGCAACAAATCAGCAGGATACCGGAGCAGTTGATGAATCCGCAAGAGCAATGCTGGGGCACCATAGTGTTGGTTATAATAATCCCCCTCAGACCCATTTACCCCATGCACCTTCACCCGAAGCTGAGACGGTTTTTAAATTTACAGATGTAGTGACTGGTGACACCCACATAGCAAAAGATTTTTCAGAGCTGTTAAGTTACGATCAACTGCTTTTAAAGCTAAGGGACTCTGCTGGTGAAATTTATGTCCACCATAGGAAGCCCGTAGAGGAAATCGCTAAAGATATTCGCTCAAATGATTATCTGAAGTGGTTACTATTATCAGTTAACAATATTGAGGAAATTCCTGTTGCCCGGGAAGCTTCACTTATTGCCGACAGGGATATATCTATTAGTGGTTTTGATGTGGAAGATAGCAGTGGATCTGATACGGACACAGCCCCTGAGAGACCATTTAACGAAGCGATGAGTAATCACACAAACAGGGCGCAGACATTTAACAATAGTAACTGGAGAAATGTAAGACGTTCGTCTGTTTTTTCCTCTGCTGTCTCTAATCAGGATATTTCTGCCAGCGGTTTTTATTCACTCAAAGATGGGGAGCTGGTGCGATGTTTTTCATGTGGTGGTTGTCTGCAAAACTGGAAGAGAGATGAAACGCCAGATGATTTACATGCCCAGAAGTTTCCAAAGTGCCAGTTTATCCGAAAGAAGTTAGGTGCTGAATTGGTTAATACCATTCAAGAGGCCCTTACCACTGAACAAAAAAATGTCGTAGCCATGACTATTCCCGGATCTCGACATTTATACAGTCAACCTATCGGTGGGCAGAGTAATCACCAAGTGGCAGGCTCCAGCGATGACTTAACACGTTTTCCTGCCTCTTCATCCTCCAGAACAGCCCGATCCAGAGCCCGGTCCAGGGCCCGATCTTGGGCCCGATCTTGGGCAGAAACATCCAGAACAGAAAGATCCAGGTCCAGGCACAGACCCGATGCCAGCTCAAGCTCAAGTTCCAGCTCTATATCGGGATACAGGTCTGACTCTAGTTCTGGTACTTCATCACCAGTATCCTGGCTTGATCAAGAGCATCCTGCACATTACAGAACATATAATCAACCTGCAGATATAAATCTGTCGCTTAACGAAGCCAAAGCAAGGCTGGTAAATATTTTCAGCCCAGTTCAAATACAGAAACTTCACATCCTTGAAGATAAGGTCAAAAGTGCAAACGGTTCAGAGCGTTTACACCTGGGTGATGTATACAAAGAAATACTCAATAATCTGCTGAAAAAACCAGAGCTCATTGGCGAGATTATCGGAATAATTGAAAGTATGTCATCCGAAGATTGCGAGGACCATACTGCGGAAGTTTGTGACCTGATAAAAGTAAGATTCAAGGCGGCAACACTGACGGAGGGTGTGTGTGATCAAGATAACAGCATTAACTGGTTTTCATTGCTTGGTAAAGCCAAACTACTTATTCATGAGGAACAACTGATCAGCGTCCTGGGCAGGCACAACCTCCTTGGAGGTAATGAATCCACTGAAATCAGAGCGTATGTAAAAAACCGGTTTGCGAGAGAAATTTGTGATTTTTCTGAAAATCATATTCAACAATATTTCCCAGAACAGGGCCGTAGTGTTGTCAATGCTATCAGGGGGCAATATGCAAGATTACAATATGATTTTATTCAGGCAATAAACAACAAAAGCCTGTTAAAAAATTATTTGATAAATTTATGCAAGGATGAAATATTTTTTTCGTTTATCAAATCCCATGATGAAGAATTATCACAATGGTTAGCAAAGGAAAATAGCAACTTTGATGGGTTAGTGGATCATTATGATCAAAACCATGCAGGGAGTACCAGTTCCAATGAATATACCTATGTCACCTCATTAAACAGGCTCAGGGAAACCAAGGATCTTGTTGATTCAGTGGCACTAAATCAGTTTTTTGAGTCAAAGATTGATGAACAATGGGATGCACTGGCTTATGCGACCCAACCGTCAACTTACTAG
- a CDS encoding ferritin-like domain-containing protein encodes MSTEHQAVVVKLNQILEHELAGVVRYSHYSFMVFGYSRIPIVGWFRSAATETLNHAYEAGEMITYLGEHPSLGIGGLLETSKHDIHDILMESLDFEKQGVKYYYDLLELAEKDKLVVVEEYARRLIADEETHIGDIDKMLRKPGEIASVV; translated from the coding sequence ATGTCCACTGAGCATCAGGCCGTAGTGGTCAAGTTGAACCAGATTCTGGAGCATGAGCTGGCAGGGGTTGTACGATACAGTCACTACAGCTTTATGGTGTTTGGCTATAGCAGGATTCCCATTGTTGGATGGTTTCGTTCAGCAGCAACAGAAACGCTGAATCATGCCTATGAAGCGGGAGAAATGATCACTTATCTCGGCGAGCACCCATCCCTTGGCATCGGTGGGCTTTTGGAAACCTCAAAACATGATATTCACGACATCCTGATGGAATCTCTGGATTTTGAGAAGCAGGGGGTCAAGTACTATTATGATCTATTGGAACTTGCTGAGAAAGATAAACTGGTGGTGGTTGAAGAGTATGCCCGCCGTTTGATTGCAGATGAAGAAACTCATATAGGCGACATAGATAAAATGCTGAGGAAACCAGGCGAGATCGCCAGCGTCGTTTAG
- a CDS encoding DUF2237 family protein, which translates to MAESFFEQQNVLGLILETCCKDPVTGFFRDGFCHTHPDDKGGHSVCAHMTDEFLQYSLSRGNDLITPREEWDFPGLRAGDRWCLCATRWQEALANNVAPPVYVRATHINTLKVIELTVLKQFAIDIS; encoded by the coding sequence ATGGCCGAGTCATTCTTCGAACAACAAAATGTGCTTGGACTGATACTGGAAACCTGCTGTAAGGACCCTGTTACCGGCTTTTTTCGGGACGGTTTCTGCCATACCCACCCCGATGACAAAGGGGGGCATTCGGTGTGTGCTCACATGACGGATGAATTTCTGCAATACTCGCTGTCCAGGGGCAATGACCTGATCACCCCCCGGGAGGAATGGGACTTTCCCGGGCTCAGGGCCGGTGACCGATGGTGCCTGTGTGCAACACGATGGCAAGAAGCATTGGCAAACAATGTAGCACCTCCTGTTTATGTCCGGGCGACCCATATCAATACACTGAAGGTGATTGAGCTGACTGTTTTGAAGCAATTTGCCATTGATATCAGCTAA